A window of Bacillus toyonensis BCT-7112 genomic DNA:
CATATGTTTCACCTCTCTTCTATTATAATATAGTTTCTTGTAAAAAGTAAGTTATAAAACTTTCCTCATATTTTATTTTACGTACATTTTATCATTTCCAAATATTAACTTGTCAACTATACGTAACATTTCCGTAAAAAAACCCTCTTCAAAAAGAGAGCCTTTTCTATCTTATTACTTCGTATACCATCCAAGACCAAGTGCACCTTCACCTAAATGCGTACCAATTACAGCACCAAAATAACCCGTGCGAATTGCGACATGAGGATATTTTGCTTCTAATTCTTGCTTCCATTCATTCGCTTCCTCTTCACGTTGCGCATGAATGATAACTGCTTCCATAGGTACACCTTTACTTGCTTGTTCATCAAAAATTTCAACGATACGTTTTAGCGCTTTTTTACGTGTACGAATCTTTTCAAATGGAATAATGACTTTCTCTCTAAAATATAAAACTGGCTTCACTTGTAGCAAGCTACCGATGAAAGCTTGCGCACTATTTAATCTTCCACCACGTTGTAAATGATGTAAATCATCCACTACAAAATATGCGTCCATCGTTTGCTTCATTTCATCAAAACGAGCGGTAATTTCTTCTGGTGTTTTTCCTTCACTTGCTAATTTCGCGCCTTCACGTACATAAAATCCTTGTACTTCACAACTAATTTCAGAGTCATACGTATATACTTCAATACCCTCTACCATCTGTCCAGCTGTCGTCGCTGTTTGGTATGTACCACTAATTCCACTTGAAAGATGAATACTAATAACTGCATCATATTCTTTAGATAATTCTTCGTATAACTCTAAAAACTTTCCAATCGCTGGCTGCGAAGTTTTCGGAAGTTCTTCCTGCTCACGTACTTTTACATAAAAATCATCTACTGAAATTTCAGCTTCTTCTTGATAAGATTCTGTTCCAAATACAACGTTTAATGGAATCATATATATATTTAGTTCGTCACGAATATGCTTCGGTATATATGCTGTACTATCAGTAACAATAGCTGTTTTCATTCTCGTACCTGCCTTATAAAAAATTTTTATCCCCTAATTTTACACGAAAACTAAAAAAGGTGCATCCATACATAAAAATACCGGTTGAAAATTATACTCAGCATCTCGACAAATTACAACAAAAAGATAAAATACTCATCAAAAATTTCAGCTTATTTATAAAAAATGTTTGAATATAAAAACGCCCGCTTTTAAAATGTAAAGTACTAGTCATTTTGACAGATAGGGGCGTATACCATTGTTATTACAATATTTAACAATAAAAGACTATGGCGAACACGAAATTGTCATTCAAAAATCAAGATTTATTTGTTATGTAAATAGAGCTACAACTGAAGAAGAAGCGCAAGCGTTTATACAAAAATAAAAAAACAGCATTGGAATGCAACACATAACTGTTCAGCGTATTTAATTGGCGAACAAGATCAAATTCAAAAAGCGAACGATGACGGTGAACCGAGCGGCACAGCTGGTGTACCTATGTTAGAGGTATTAAAAAAACGAGGTTTAAAAGATACTGTTGTTGTCGTTACACGCTATTTTGGTGGCATTAAACTCGGTGCAGGTGGATTAATTCGCGCATACGGAAAATGTACAAGCGAAGGTATTAATCACGTCGGCATTGTCGAACGAAAACTAGTGCGGGTTATACAAACCGGGATTGATTACACTTTACTTGGCAAGTTAGAAAATGAATTACGCCATTCAAAATATGTCATTAAAGATATACATTATTTAGAAAATGTCACATTTGATACGTTTGTAGAAGAAGATGGGAAACAAGCATTCACAGATTGGATGATTGAATTAACAAATGGGAAATGTACAATTACAGAAGGAGATATGTTGTACTTAGAGCAAGATCTTATCTAAGAATAATGAAATTATCACCTTTAAAGATTAATGTAGTGAAGAACTTCTCTACAATGAACTAAGGAGATTATATATGGAAGAACGTTATCATCATCTCCAAAATCGCAGAATAAAAAAGAAGCGAAGAAGAAAACTTTTCTACTTCTTTATTTTCGCATTTTTATTTGGCAGTGTAGGAATCTATATATTAAATTCCTACACTTCTCTTATGGGGATGTATAGTGGATTTAGTCGTGAAAAATCAGATTTAAGAACTAAAGATGTAGAAATTACAAAGGAACCTTTTACAATCCTCATTATGGGTATAGAAGATTATGCAACAGATGGTCAAAATGGGCGTACAGACTCATTAATGTTTGCGACAGTCAATCCGAAAACTCAAAGGATTTCACTTATGAGTATTCCTCGGGATAGTCGCGTTCCAATTGTCGGAAAGGACAAAGAAGATAAGATTAACGCTGCGCATGCTTATGGTGGAGAACAAATGGCAATCAAAACTGTCGAAGGTTTTCTAAAAGTTCCTGTAGACCATTATATTAAAATTGATTTCCAAGGCTTTAAAGGTATCGTTGATGCTGTTGGCGGTGTTACCGTTGATGTCCCTTTCGATTTTTGGGAGCGCTCTGACGTGGATTACTACAAAAAAATCCAATTTAAGCAAGGGCAACAAAACTTAAACGGTGAAGAGGCACTCGCTTACGTCCGTATGCGAAAGCAGGATCCAAACGGCGATTATGGCCGAGCCGCTAGACAAAGGCAATTGCTAGCCGCTGTTGCTCAAAAACTGAATTCTGCCTCTACTGTATTTAAAATTAAAGATTTAACGACTGTCGTTGGAAAATATATAAAAACCGACATTCCTATTTCAGACGGACTTGCTCTTTACAATAAACTTTCTGGTTTTGATCCTTCTACAATACAAACGTTAAAACTTGAAGGAGAAGACAAAAAAATAGGCGGTATTTATTACTTCCTTCCGGATCCAATCGGTGTAGAGACGGTACGTAATGAAATAGAAAAAGAACTAGGGGAAAAAGCAAAAACTCCAACAAATCCAAATACAAAAACCGATTCATCAAATCCTGACTCAAATTCTAACTCTAACGAAAAAGCAAAGAAAGAAACAAACCCGAACAAAACACCAACTGAGCCGCCCCCTTCCACAAATGCTCATGCAGAGTGGATTATGAGAAATCAGGAATAACAAAAAGAGCCAACTCTTATACGATTTGGCTCTTTTTTATTTACTTATTAAAGTGTTGTAAAATTGATTCAACAATACGCTCTGATGCACGACCATCACCGTAAGGGTTAGATGCTTGCGCCATCTTATCATGAGCTTCTTTATCAGATAGTAACTCATCAGCAAGATTAAAGATTGTCTCTTCATCTGTTCCTGCTAATTTTAACGTACCTGCTTCAATACCTTCTGGGCGCTCTGTTGTATCACGTAGAACAAGAACTGGCACGCCAAGTGATGGTGCTTCTTCTTGAACACCGCCAGAATCAGTTAACATTAAGTATGAACGAGCTGCAACATTATGGAAATCAATCACATCTAGCGGCTCGATTAAATGAATACGGCTATGTTCTCCTAAAATATCATTTGCTGTTTCACGAACAACAGGGTTCATGTGAACAGGGTACACAACTTGCACATCTTCATGTTTATCAACAAGGCGCTTAATTGCACGGAACATATTACGCATTGGTTCACCTAAGTTTTCACGGCGATGCGCTGTCATCAGTACAAGGCGATTATTTCCAAGCTTCTCTAGTACCGGATGACTATATGTTTCTTTTACAGTCGTTTTCAGTGCGTCAATCGCTGTATTTCCTGTTATGAAAATGCGTGACTCATCTTTATTTTCTCTCTGTAAGTTCGTTGCTGATTTCGCTGTCGGTGAGAAATGAAGGTCTGCCATTACACCTGTTAATTGACGATTCATCTCTTCTGGATATGGAGAATACTTATCCCATGTACGAAGTCCAGCTTCAACATGACCTACTGGAATTTGATTATAAAAAGCAGCTAAGCTAGCAATAAATGTTGTTGTTGTATCACCATGTACAAGGACGATATCAGGCTTTGCTTCTTTCATTACTTTGTCTAAACCTTCTAAACCGCGCGTTGTAATATCAATTAAAGTTTGACGATCTTTCATAATATTCAAATCGAAATCTGGCGTAATTCCAAAGATGCTTAATACTTGATCTAACATTTGACGATGTTGTGCTGTTACAGTCACAATTGATTCGATTTTTTCTGGATGCTTTTGCAACTCTAATACAAGAGGTGCCATTTTAATTGCTTCTGGACGTGTCCCGAAAATTGTCATTACTTTTAAACGTTCAGTCATTTTATTGCCTCTTTTCTCTCACTAGTTACAGTTTCTATTATGACGTATAAGAATAAACAAGGAACTTGCTCTTTTTATCGAATAGTAGCAACATGATTATTACAAACATTCTTTCGTCCCACTGAGTAGTAATCTATCCCTTGCTTTCTAGCATCCTCATTAGTATAACAATTTCTCCCATCAAATAGAATAGCCTCCCCCATAAGTTGTACATACTTTTCTAATGGATATGTTCGAATAGATTCCCATTCCGTTACGATAAAAACTGCACTCGCGCCTCTAATCGATTCATCTATACATTCAGCATATTGTATCGTCTTTCCAAATGTTTGTTGTACATGCTGAATTGCTTTCGGATCGTATACAACTACATCCGCACCTATATTAATCAATTCTTGTATGATAATAAGAGATGGTGCTTCTCTAATATCGTCTGTATTCGGTTTAAATGCTGCTCCAAGAACTGCAACCCGTTTCTTATTCATATTTATTACTTTTTTCGCTTTTTCAACTAATAACAACTGCTGCTTATTATTCACTTCAATGACCGCTTTTAACAAACGAAAATCATGAGAAACATTTCCTGCCATTTGTACAAGTGCTTTCGTATCTTTCGGAAAACACGATCCCCCATATCCAATGCCCGCCTGTAAAAAATGGGTACCAATTCTCTTATCCATCCCCATTCCTTTTGCTACATCTAATACATTTGCTCCTACCTTCTCACATATATTTGAAATTTCATTAATAAAGCTAATTTTTGTAGCCAAGAATGCATTAGACGCGTATTTAATCATCTCTGCACTCTTAATATCTGTAATATACGTTTGCAAGCATAATGCACTGTACAAATCCTCTACTTTCCGTGCAACTTTCTCATCATCCGCTCCAATTACAATACGATCACCATGGAAGAAATCATAAATACCGGAACCTTCTCGTAAAAACTCTGGATTCGATACGACATGTAATTTGTGCCTCCCTTGTAACTTCGCCTCAATCCATCCCTGCATCGCTTCATTTGTACCTACAGGAACTGTACTTTTCGTAACAACAATAATATCGTTATTCACGTACGTCCCAATATCCTCACACGCACGCTTAATATACGTTAAATCAGCTCTCCCATTTGCTAATGATGGTGTTCCAACCGCAATAAATATAAATTCAGCATTTTTAAAAGCTTTTAATTTACTTGTTGTAAAAGTTAACTTTGCACACTTATACGCATCATGTATTAATTCATGTAAGCCATATTCATAAATAGGTAAATCCCCTTGTTTTATCCGTTCAATTTTTTCATAATCTATATCAAAACATGTGACCGAATGTCCCAGTTTTGCCAAACCTACTCCTGTAATTAATCCAACATATCCAGTACCAATTATCGTAATTTTCATTTCCCCTTCGCACAGGAATATACAATAGAAAATATACGAATACATAGAATTCCCCTGTGCTTCCTCCTCTCATATTAAAAATGAGAAAACATTTTACTTCTCTATTATATGAATTACCTTTTCCATACTTTTTTAAGTTTTTGTAAAATTACATAAGAGAATATAAATTACCATATTTTAACACGAGACTTACTCATTTCTACGTGTAACACTTATAATACTGAAATAAAAATACTCACTATAGGAGAGGCGCGAAAATGGTCTATTATAAATACCAACAAACGCAACCTTCTTAAATGAGCTAACATTCCATATACAATTGTCATATCTTCTATTCACTTCCACTTACTACAAAAAGAAAAAAAGATTGAATTCTAATCTTTTTGTGATACCATATGTTATGAGCCTGCAAATAAACATCATAATTTTCAGATAAATAAACTAAAAAATTATGTTAGACTATAAAAAGGTGGGGTATTAATGGACTCACAAGTGATTTATGCCATTTTGGCATCTTTCATCACTGTACTCGTCGTTACTCCTTTAGTTATTAAATTAGCTTTTAAAATAGGAGCAACAGATAAGCCAAATGCGCGTAAAGTACACCAAAAGATTATGCCTCGTCTTGGCGGATTAGCAATATTTATCGGTGTAGCTGTAGGATTTGTTGTTGGCGGGTTATATGAACAAAGAATGTTATCGATAACATTAGGTGCGATTATCATTGTAATCATCGGGATTTTAGATGATATGTACGAACTATCTGCGAAGGTAAAATTCGGTGGACAACTATTAGTTGCAGCTATGATTGTAAAAAGTGGATTATTAGTGCAAGTATTATATATTCCAATCCTCGGGGATACTGAACTTGGATGGCTTGCTTATCCAATTACAGTGTTTTGGATTGTAGGTATTACAAATGCAATCAACTTAATTGACGGATTAGATGGATTGTCCGCTGGAATTTCATCTATCGTACTTGCAACGCTGGCATATATGGCCTTCACTAGCCCATGGGGTACTGGAACAGCTATCATTTTGCCTCTAGCACTAATTGCACTTGCAAGTACACTTGGATTTTTATTCTATAACTTCCATCCAGCAAAAATTTTCATGGGAGATACAGGAGCACTATTTTTAGGATACTGTATTTCTGTCATATCGTTACTTGGATTATACAAAAGTGTAACGTTATTCAGCTTCATCGTTCCAGTTATCATTTTAGGTGTACCTGTATTTGATACGGCATTCGCAATTATCCGCCGTATCGTAAATAAAAAACCTATTTCAGCACCAGATAAATCGCATTTACATCACCGTTTGCTTGCAATGGGATTCTCTCATCGTAAAACGGTACTAATTATATACGCATTCGGTATCTTCTTTAGTGTAAATGCCATTATTTTCACTAGTGCAACATTATGGTTATCCATTATTCTTCTTTTCATTTTAATCTTCTTCACAGAAATCATTGCTGAAATAATCGGCCTTGTACACGAACGTTACAAACCAATTATTTCCTTCTATAAAAAAATGAAAAAACGCGAAGACTAATTGTAGTATAGCCTTTACAATTATGAAATATTCAAATAGCATCCTCTTTCTTTGAAGAGGATGCTATTTTTTATTTTTTACTCCTTATTTGACATTTCCAAAATATAGATTGTTTGAGAGTCCCTTTATTGGAGAAAGATATACATAATAAAAAAAGTATCAAATTTTATTTTTTACATCTTGATTGTCAAACTGAGGGTGAATGTTATGATCAAGCGAGTATTTCAATGTATCATTTTATTTTTCACAATTACTATATACACGTCATCTAATCCTGAAGCAACTACAATTATTCCTGCTGAACATCATCCAAATGCTGAAACGACCTCTCCTACACAAAAGATTGCGTATTTAACATTTGATGACGGACCAAACAAATATACGATGCAAATTTTAAACATTTTAAAAGAAAAGAATGGAAAAGCAACCTTCTTTGTTATTGGCGGAAAAGTACCGCATTACCAAAAGACGATGCAGCGATTAATTAAAGACGGACATTATATTGGACTTCATAGTATGTCACACGATGTAAAACGCCTTTATACTGGCGATCCTTCCACTTTAATTACAGAAATGGAACAAACTCAAAACATTGTCCAGCAAGTTACAAAATTAAATACACACCTCGTCCGCGTTCCATACGGTAGCATGCCTTACTTAAAAAAGAATTATCGTGATGCTCTTGTATCAGCTCGATATAAAATGTGGGATTGGACAATTGATACATATGATTGGAAAAGCTATGACAATCCTTCTGCCATACTAGAAAGAGTACGTAATCAAAGTGATGAACAAGTCGAAGTTATTTTAATGCATGATTCAAGTGTCACTGTACAAATACTGCCAAAAGTAATCGATTATTTACAGTCACAAGGATACAAACTTCTTCCTTATAATCCCTCTTCCCATCTCGAAGTTAATTTTTGGAAAGACACAAGATTGTAACAGCTTTAGTGCCTATATGCTAAAGCTGTTTTATTTTTCTCTTCCCACCCTTCTCATTTTTGTGTAAAATTTTAAATAGTGATGAAGTTTCGAGGTGAATAGAAATGAAACGAATAGATCTCATTTTTAACGCAATACAAGAAGGAAATTATACAGAAGGTATAACCGCATTAGAACTCGCTACCCTGTTGCAACTAGATCGTGCCAATGTAAGTAGCGACTTAAACAAACTTGTAAAAGATAAACGTTTATTAAAAACAAATACGCGCCCTGTTCGTTTTTATATAGAAACGAACACTTCGTTGGAAACGCATTCAAAAGACGTGACTTCACTAGATACATTTGCAATTGAAAATACGAGCCTTAAAATCGCAATTGAAAAGGCGAAAGCTTCTATTCTCTATCCTCCAAACGGTATGCATACTTTACTGCTAGGAGAAACAGGAGTCGGGAAATCTATGTTTGCTTCTTTAATGCACGAATATGCAATTGAAGTTGAACAGCTTCCAAAAAAGGCACCATTTATCGTCTTTAACTGTGCTGATTATGCAAACAATCCACAGCTACTACTAGGACAGTTATTTGGGATCAAAAAAGGAGCTTACACAGGTGCGAATGATCAAAAAGGGTTAATTGAAAAAGCACATGAAGGAATTCTTTTCTTAGATGAAGTACACCGCCTTCCTCCAGAAGGACAGGAAATGCTCTTTACTTTTATTGATCGCGGAGTATATCGCCGCCTAGGAGAAACAGAAAACGAGCGTAAAGCACAAGTATTAATCATTACTGCAACAACAGAAGAACCAAATTCATTTTTATTAAAAACATTTACAAGACGTATACCGATGACTGTCAAGCTTCCACCACTTCGTGAGCGTACACATAAAGAACGCTTTGCTTTACTGCAACTATTTTTCACAAATGAAGCAATTCGGCTAAGGAAAGAAATTCACGTTAGCCCGAACGCAATGCGTGCTTTCGTCTTTTACAATTGTCCCAATAACATCGGTCAATTAAAAACAGATGTACAAATCGCCTGTGCGAAAGCTTATTCTGATTTTGTAACAAAGAAACGTGATTCTGTCTATGTTTCAAGTACAGATTTACCTTGGTATATGAAAGAAGGGCTATTTATTGAAAGAAAGAGCCGTCACCTATACCAAATACCAAATGAAACATTTGTATTTACGGGAGATGAAGGTTGGAGTCAACATAAAGCAGAAGATGAAAAACGGTCTTCTATTTACGACTATATTGATTATAAATATGAAGAACTTCAAGCACGCGGTATTGAAGAGGAAGAATTAGAATTACTAATAGAAAATGATATTCAAAGCTTTTTCGTACAATATTTTAACCAAATGTCCAAAAAGACAAGTCATGAAAATGTTTTTAAAATTGTTGATCGTAACATCGTTTCCGTATGTGAAAAAATTGCGGAGCTCGCTGAAAAACATTTATCTAAGACGTTTGATGAAAAAGTCTTTCTCGCATTAAGTTTACATGTACAGACAACTCTACAACGTTTACAAAGCGGGAAGCAAATTCATCACCCACAATTGAATCAAATTCGTACGAAATATAAAGAAGCTTTTTCCGTAGCTATGCAATGCATTCAACTACTGGAAGAAGAATTACAAATAACCATGCCCATGGATGAAGCTGGCTTCTTAACAATGTTCTTCGTTGTTGATCCAATTCCTGCTTCCCAAACAGAAGTAAAAGTATTAATATTAGCGCACGGTAATGGCATCGCAACAGAAATGGCAAACGTTGCAAATGAACTCCTCGGTATTGATGAAGTGACCGGTATTGATATGCCGCTACATGAATCACCGAAAGATTTTTTAGAACGGGTTAAAGTGTATATGAAAACACTTCAAAATGTAAACGGGCTTCTCTTACTTGTTGATATGGGGTCTCTTGCCTATATCGGTGATATATTAGAAACTGAATTCAAAATTCCTGTACGTGTCCTTTCCATGACAAGTACTCCACACGCACTAGAAGCAGCTCGAAAAGCTCAGCTCGGCTATTCATTAGATGCACTATATGAAACAGTAAAGAACTTAACGCCGTTCTATTTAAACGTACAAGAAGAAAAGAAAAAGCCACTATCACCAATGAAGTCTGTTATTTTAACAGCTTGTTTAACTGGTGAAGGAAGTGCCTTAGCTATTCAAAAAATGTTAGAGAACTATTTACGATTTGATAAAGACTTAATTGAAATTATTCCAATTAGTATCGTCCATGAAAAAGATTTAACGAAAATGATTGAGAACATAAAAAAAGAGCGTAATATCATTTGTATCGTCACAAATTTCGATGTGCAAGTTCCATGTTTAACATATCATTTCCAAGATATTGTGAACTACACAGCGATTCAGCCAATTCAAGAATTAATTACGTATGAAGAGACATATGCGAAAATGGCCGATATTCTTGAACAACAAATGCAGCGTAACGACGGGGCATTACTAATTAAAACAATTCGTTACGCACTAAATACAATTCAAGAATTAATTTCCTTGCAGCTAACTCCTGATAGCTTAATGGGTGTTATTTTGCATATGAGCTGTATGGTTGATCGTCTTCAAAAAGGAGAAAAACTTCTTCCTCATCCTGATAAAGAAAAAAGAAGACAAGATGAGTACTGGATGTATATGAAAGTGAAAAAAGCATTACAACCAATTGAAAATACATTTGAAATACAAATACCAGATGATGAAGTATTTTATATCATGGACTTCTTTATTAAAAATCAGCCTGTTAAAAGTTAAACAAGTAACCTTTAGCGACACTCCTTCGAATAAAGTGAAGGCTTTTACGGGCAGTTAATGCAGGATAAATTTATATCGACGATTTTCAAAATATATGAATGTATCGTCAATACACATCATCCTATCTAATTCGAAAAGGCTGTTCCAATTTTTTGGAGCAGCCTTTTCATTTACTTCTTTACCTTTCTAATCCGCCCTCTTATTTCTCCTTTTTTATGTGATTTCGTATGAATATTTACATATACATTAGCTTGAATAATTTCTTGGAGAAAATGAACAAGGGATTTTCCTTGTAAAGGCCCTTCGAATTCCTCCACATTTACGGCACCAGTAATGCTTCCCTCATTCAAACTAATCCCTTGCTCTAGCGGACCGTATAAATAGAAAACAACGGGACCAATTTGACTGGACTTCCCTAAATGAATTTGACACGATGTGACCTTTTCTATATTTTTTAATATTACCCTGTAATGCAACTTCGTTAAATCATCACTAAAAATAAACTCTGCTACCCCAAAAGCTTCTGTATTTACAGGAGGCAATTCCCTCTTCCCTGTTAACCTAGCAAAAAAGTGTGTTGTCATAGGGCATTCTCCTTATATCAATTTCCCAGCACTTCTTTTACTACTTTATGGTTTACACATAATCATTTATGACTTTTTCAACTTTTAATTACGAAGAAAAGATTCACAAAATCTTTACATAAGAATCATTTCTTTTGCTTTACCGCCTCTTGTATAATGCACATAGAAAAAACTTTCTAGGAGGTTACTTTGAAAAATAACAACTATTCTTTTCGATTATTAGTCGAGATTTTTCTCGTCTCATTTAAATTAGGACTTACTTCATTCGGCGGTCCTGTCGCTCATCTTGGTTATTTTCATCATGAATACGTGCAAAAAAGAAAATGGATGGATGAAAAAAGTTACGGAGACTTAGTAGCACTGTGTCAATTCCTTCCTGGTCCCGCTAGTAGTCAAGTCGGTATGGGCGTTGGATTATTAAGGGGCGGGCTATTAGGAGCAATTATCTCTTGGATTGGTTTCACCCTTCCCTCTGTTCTCGTTTTAGTCTTTTTTGCTTCATTCCTTAATCAATTCGAAATTGGAAGTACAGGATGGATTCATGGACTCAAACTTGTAGCAGTCGCAATTGTCGCTCATGCAATATGGGGAATGGCTCAAAAGCTAACTCCGGACCGAAACCGTGCAACAATCGCCATTGTAACTGCCGCGATTGCCTTGTTATGGCCAAGTAGCTGGACACAAATCATTCTCATTTTACTTTCAGGGCTGATCGGCTGGCTTTTATATAAAACTCCTCAAAACGCCCAAGTCTATAAAATACAAATTTCTATTTCAAAAACGATGGCTAGTTCTTGTCTCATTTTATTTTTCGGACTATTACTATTGCTACCAATACTGCGACCGCTCTCTCCTCATATCGCATTATTTGATAGCTTTTACCGTTCTGGTTCTCTCGTATTTGGCGGAGGGCACGTCGTACTCCCTCTTCTTGAAAGTGAGTTTGTACAGAACGGGCTGATGACAAAAGAACAATTTTTAGCTGGATACGGATTAACACAAGCGGTGCCAGGGCCTCTCTTTACATTTGCTTCTTATATAGGGGCAGTGCTAAACGGAACCACTGGAGCAGTAATCGC
This region includes:
- a CDS encoding DegV family protein, which produces MKTAIVTDSTAYIPKHIRDELNIYMIPLNVVFGTESYQEEAEISVDDFYVKVREQEELPKTSQPAIGKFLELYEELSKEYDAVISIHLSSGISGTYQTATTAGQMVEGIEVYTYDSEISCEVQGFYVREGAKLASEGKTPEEITARFDEMKQTMDAYFVVDDLHHLQRGGRLNSAQAFIGSLLQVKPVLYFREKVIIPFEKIRTRKKALKRIVEIFDEQASKGVPMEAVIIHAQREEEANEWKQELEAKYPHVAIRTGYFGAVIGTHLGEGALGLGWYTK
- a CDS encoding LCP family protein, whose product is MEERYHHLQNRRIKKKRRRKLFYFFIFAFLFGSVGIYILNSYTSLMGMYSGFSREKSDLRTKDVEITKEPFTILIMGIEDYATDGQNGRTDSLMFATVNPKTQRISLMSIPRDSRVPIVGKDKEDKINAAHAYGGEQMAIKTVEGFLKVPVDHYIKIDFQGFKGIVDAVGGVTVDVPFDFWERSDVDYYKKIQFKQGQQNLNGEEALAYVRMRKQDPNGDYGRAARQRQLLAAVAQKLNSASTVFKIKDLTTVVGKYIKTDIPISDGLALYNKLSGFDPSTIQTLKLEGEDKKIGGIYYFLPDPIGVETVRNEIEKELGEKAKTPTNPNTKTDSSNPDSNSNSNEKAKKETNPNKTPTEPPPSTNAHAEWIMRNQE
- the wecB gene encoding non-hydrolyzing UDP-N-acetylglucosamine 2-epimerase — protein: MTERLKVMTIFGTRPEAIKMAPLVLELQKHPEKIESIVTVTAQHRQMLDQVLSIFGITPDFDLNIMKDRQTLIDITTRGLEGLDKVMKEAKPDIVLVHGDTTTTFIASLAAFYNQIPVGHVEAGLRTWDKYSPYPEEMNRQLTGVMADLHFSPTAKSATNLQRENKDESRIFITGNTAIDALKTTVKETYSHPVLEKLGNNRLVLMTAHRRENLGEPMRNMFRAIKRLVDKHEDVQVVYPVHMNPVVRETANDILGEHSRIHLIEPLDVIDFHNVAARSYLMLTDSGGVQEEAPSLGVPVLVLRDTTERPEGIEAGTLKLAGTDEETIFNLADELLSDKEAHDKMAQASNPYGDGRASERIVESILQHFNK
- a CDS encoding UDP-glucose dehydrogenase family protein; this translates as MYSYIFYCIFLCEGEMKITIIGTGYVGLITGVGLAKLGHSVTCFDIDYEKIERIKQGDLPIYEYGLHELIHDAYKCAKLTFTTSKLKAFKNAEFIFIAVGTPSLANGRADLTYIKRACEDIGTYVNNDIIVVTKSTVPVGTNEAMQGWIEAKLQGRHKLHVVSNPEFLREGSGIYDFFHGDRIVIGADDEKVARKVEDLYSALCLQTYITDIKSAEMIKYASNAFLATKISFINEISNICEKVGANVLDVAKGMGMDKRIGTHFLQAGIGYGGSCFPKDTKALVQMAGNVSHDFRLLKAVIEVNNKQQLLLVEKAKKVINMNKKRVAVLGAAFKPNTDDIREAPSLIIIQELINIGADVVVYDPKAIQHVQQTFGKTIQYAECIDESIRGASAVFIVTEWESIRTYPLEKYVQLMGEAILFDGRNCYTNEDARKQGIDYYSVGRKNVCNNHVATIR
- a CDS encoding glycosyltransferase family 4 protein; translated protein: MDSQVIYAILASFITVLVVTPLVIKLAFKIGATDKPNARKVHQKIMPRLGGLAIFIGVAVGFVVGGLYEQRMLSITLGAIIIVIIGILDDMYELSAKVKFGGQLLVAAMIVKSGLLVQVLYIPILGDTELGWLAYPITVFWIVGITNAINLIDGLDGLSAGISSIVLATLAYMAFTSPWGTGTAIILPLALIALASTLGFLFYNFHPAKIFMGDTGALFLGYCISVISLLGLYKSVTLFSFIVPVIILGVPVFDTAFAIIRRIVNKKPISAPDKSHLHHRLLAMGFSHRKTVLIIYAFGIFFSVNAIIFTSATLWLSIILLFILIFFTEIIAEIIGLVHERYKPIISFYKKMKKRED
- a CDS encoding polysaccharide deacetylase family protein, translating into MIKRVFQCIILFFTITIYTSSNPEATTIIPAEHHPNAETTSPTQKIAYLTFDDGPNKYTMQILNILKEKNGKATFFVIGGKVPHYQKTMQRLIKDGHYIGLHSMSHDVKRLYTGDPSTLITEMEQTQNIVQQVTKLNTHLVRVPYGSMPYLKKNYRDALVSARYKMWDWTIDTYDWKSYDNPSAILERVRNQSDEQVEVILMHDSSVTVQILPKVIDYLQSQGYKLLPYNPSSHLEVNFWKDTRL
- a CDS encoding PRD domain-containing protein, whose translation is MKRIDLIFNAIQEGNYTEGITALELATLLQLDRANVSSDLNKLVKDKRLLKTNTRPVRFYIETNTSLETHSKDVTSLDTFAIENTSLKIAIEKAKASILYPPNGMHTLLLGETGVGKSMFASLMHEYAIEVEQLPKKAPFIVFNCADYANNPQLLLGQLFGIKKGAYTGANDQKGLIEKAHEGILFLDEVHRLPPEGQEMLFTFIDRGVYRRLGETENERKAQVLIITATTEEPNSFLLKTFTRRIPMTVKLPPLRERTHKERFALLQLFFTNEAIRLRKEIHVSPNAMRAFVFYNCPNNIGQLKTDVQIACAKAYSDFVTKKRDSVYVSSTDLPWYMKEGLFIERKSRHLYQIPNETFVFTGDEGWSQHKAEDEKRSSIYDYIDYKYEELQARGIEEEELELLIENDIQSFFVQYFNQMSKKTSHENVFKIVDRNIVSVCEKIAELAEKHLSKTFDEKVFLALSLHVQTTLQRLQSGKQIHHPQLNQIRTKYKEAFSVAMQCIQLLEEELQITMPMDEAGFLTMFFVVDPIPASQTEVKVLILAHGNGIATEMANVANELLGIDEVTGIDMPLHESPKDFLERVKVYMKTLQNVNGLLLLVDMGSLAYIGDILETEFKIPVRVLSMTSTPHALEAARKAQLGYSLDALYETVKNLTPFYLNVQEEKKKPLSPMKSVILTACLTGEGSALAIQKMLENYLRFDKDLIEIIPISIVHEKDLTKMIENIKKERNIICIVTNFDVQVPCLTYHFQDIVNYTAIQPIQELITYEETYAKMADILEQQMQRNDGALLIKTIRYALNTIQELISLQLTPDSLMGVILHMSCMVDRLQKGEKLLPHPDKEKRRQDEYWMYMKVKKALQPIENTFEIQIPDDEVFYIMDFFIKNQPVKS